The Epinephelus fuscoguttatus linkage group LG19, E.fuscoguttatus.final_Chr_v1 genome contains the following window.
GCAGTGGATCTCCTGGCCGAGGTGACAAGCATCGCAGCTGGAGCAAAGACCGAGGGAGTCGCAGTCGAGAGAAGAGAAGCCGCAGCCGAGACCGCAAGAGTCGGGACCGCAGGAGCTCGTCCCGGGACCACAAGAAGCACAGGTCAGTGGGTGAATGATGCAGCACTAGCCAACTCATTGCTGcaggaaatatctggctctttagatgctaaatgctccactatgttcaaaAGCTTGTCTCTAGccgtgtctgtctgctgttgttgAGTAGGTAGTGTTCAGAGGGTTGTAGAGCTTTTTTTACAAATTGCATATAAGtttcactgtgtaaatatggTCCTTGAGCTTTTATTTTCGTTTCTCTGCAGCCACTCTCCGAGGCGAACAAGGAAGAAAAGGACCTGCAAATACTGGGATGTGCCTCCTCCTGGCTTtgaacacatcacaccaatGCAATATAAAGCTATGCAAGGTGCTTATCATGTTCTCTCTTTGCTTGTTTAGTCCCGAGTCAGACTTCTTCAGAGCTACACCTACATTAATGTTTTTGAGCTTGTATCCAGGCTTGAACACGGCTGTAGTTCTGCTTCCAAAAAAGGGTAAAATTCACCTTAAAGCTCAAATTCATACTCCCTCTTGGAGTCCTAACTCAGTCCCTCTAGAGCCTGCCTGagaatcatcatgttttcaaGTTTTCTTCAGCATCAGAGTAATCCAGTGATATACTGTTTGTAATAAGGAAGCACAGTTTGCAGTAGGTTTGTAGCTGAGCTTCCACTtgttcttctctctctttcagcgGCAGGGCAGATACCAACAATAGCTCTGCTGGCAACATCCACCACCACTGGAGTGGCTGCAGCTCCAACACAAGTGCCCATAGTTGGCAGTCAGATGACAAGACAAGCCAGACGCCTTTATGTTGGAAATATTCCCTTTGGAGTAACTGAGGTAAAgtcttatttgacttcctgttttttacattaactgtgacatttacaccaaacactgatgtgtttatgttgtttccagccatgctgtttgttgttttcctcctcAGGAGTCTATGGCAGAGTTCTTCAACGCTCAGATGAGACTTGCAGGCCTTTCACAAGCCCCAAGCAACCCTGTGCTCGCTGTGCAGATTAATCAGGATAAAAACTTTGCTTTCTTAGAGGTGTGTAGAAAAACTTTGCTTTCCTAATGTAATGTATATTATTAtactatatattatattattgctGCTGACTTCATAAAGTCTGCATTTAAAGTAATACTTTTACATTTTGGAATACATGCTCATTCTATATTTGtcagatgagaagactgatatgACTCTCATGTTTGTTTAAAGGGGCCCtattatgcttttatttttttcctgtaatatataaatacagtatattgtaACAATGTCGGatgttcattttaaacatggagaagtttcaaataatgagtaagtgtatgtaaaagtaatccctgtgagcaaaaacctcagggtTCAAACCATTCATCTACTTTAGAGACAAGTTGAGGTCAGCTTGTGAAAGATTTCTTTTTCTTAccttgctacatgtagctacatgctaacatcagggaaacatgttatCTTGGTTGACGATATTGGTAATTTCTCCCAAATTTCGTATCATATTCCTgatggaacatgtctggttgtgaagaCTTTGGCTCAGAATTTTTTATTGGTGTTTTGTCACTGTAGAAACTGCCGCTACActccgttacagtcattccctggctgcaagcACACTCCTACATgtatgctaacgtcagggaaacatgctATCTTGGTTGACGATATTGGTAATTTCTCCCAAATTTTGCATCATATtactgctggaacatgtctggttgtgaagattttggtttagaagcttttattggtggtAGAAACTGTCGTTACTCCcatcattccctggctgcaagtacactgctacgtGTAGCTACATACTAACGTCAGTAGagcatgtaatcttggttgctaatGTCATTAATTTCTCCCCGATGTTAGATCACATTCCTGCCGAAATGTGTCTGGTTgtgttattggtgattttttaatgttagaaagtgctgctgttcTCCGTTACAGTCATACCCCATTTGCTATGACAGgtaaatacaggtgttccagcagaAAGTGTTtggaaaacaaagtgttttttgaacatgtgTGAACATGTTCTTGTAGAAAGCCAAAGTAAAACTAAGAacatgaaaatgagcataatggGTCCCCTATAATCCATATAAAGACTTTCcagggattttattttatttgctagtttatttcacagacatgacacacaaaTATTATTAAACGTAGGGTTTTTGTTTGCATCATGttactgcttttttttaaatttccattaATAAGATTTTACCATTAGTAAAGACATTATCCACAGACGTGTGAAATGTTAATCAAATTGGGTTTTTAAAAGCCTGTTATCATCACATGATTTGAATATAAAAAGATAAGAATGTAAAAATAACAGATGTGCAGATTTCAAACGTTGTTGTTGGAACAGCTGAAGTCTCATTGATTTTCCTCTTTAGTTTCGGTCTGTAGACGAGACGACGCAGGCGATGGCCTTCGATGGAATCATTTTTCAGGGTCAGTCACTGAAGATAAGAAGACCTCATGACTATCGGCCTTTACCTGGTATCTCTGAGCAGCCTGCTTTCCATGTCCCAGGTTTGTCACTGAGTAATACGGTATTAAGTTACGGTGTTAAGTAAtgacatattttatttcatgatataagaaaatgtttttcatacTTGTGATTTTGTTCCCTGTAGGCGTCGTCTCCACAGTCGTTCCAGACTCCCCCCACAAACTGTTTATAGGAGGCCTGCCGAACTACCTTAACGATGACCAGGTATTTAACTGAAACAGACCGAACAGGTGCACTCATGTTTCCTCATTTTACTCACACATGCTGAGGTTTTTTTGTCGCACTTTAAACATggcacaaaatatgttttaaatatctttatgaaatgaaaaatcaaaaacTGTGTTGTGgtagagagaaaacagaagtttTCCTTGAAGAGTCAAAAACAGCTCAATGTTTATTAGAGCCAGAAACAGAACGTGACCCCAGCACATATATACAAACAAAGACCAAAAATGACAAAGTTAACAATAACACCATACAGGGAAAACATGAACAGGGTAATATTAAATTCCGTTTTGTGATTATTTGTGAATATGTATCTGATATTTTCCTTAATCACAATGGACAACTTCTACAGATaattagcttttatttttaatattttgcctAAACTATCTGATATTAAACTTAAGTCATATCATGTCATTAATcatatatatgaatattataAAAAGGCTTTTTGTGACTATCAAAGTAAACTGCTTATACCTTTCTCATGTTAAGCATACTGATTAAAGAAAGGTAAGCAAAGTCCAGTATGTTCACATAAGAGGctgtatttatttctgtgtgaTATAAGCTTAAGCTTGAGTGCTGCTCCTCGTTCATCTGAGTCTATGTTGTCAAAGAAAAAGTCCACCTTAAGAAAACAGGATGAGTGGCTGTCACACAGCCCATAGTTCAGAAGCTGTATGATTAGCTGAAGAAGTTATTAGTTGACCAGCAGCAAAGTTAAGTGACAGTATCATAATTAAATGTGattagttgttttttgtgttatttcatgaCTTATGTGGTAATAAACTTTAATATTTGAAATCTAAAAGTTTTGGTCGGGCAAAATAAGAAGCGTCTGTGGCAGTAggacttttaattttaataattagcaatttttacagttttcttGTATTTATAAACGATTTATCAGCTGATTGATAAGAAAATTAGCAGCAGAATAATCGTTGATATGAGCCCCGATCGAGTAATTGTAAAAGTCACTTATCAGACCGAAATTGACAAATATTTTCTGGTTCTAGCTTCTCAAACATGAGAAGTTGTTGCTTTTCACTCTTTTATATCATTATTTATTGCGTATCTTTGGATTCTGGATAAAACAAAGAGTTTGAAGACATCttgtgatgagcattttttgaatatttcgctttttgcatgttttttttaatttagttgaCCAAGTGATCGACAGACTAAAATCAGAAAACAGTAATTGCTTGCAGCTGGAGCCAGAATAATATATTCGATATATCAGCCAATATTCGCTCATTGCAGATGTATTGATGTTGGTGTACACATAAAGTGATAGAAGCAATTGCTCAGGGCCcccctaatttttttttaatgaacgtgaaacaataacaacaaaaaatgtaacATCTAAAAATGTCCTAAACAAAAGCAGACAACATTTCATAACAttatgccaaaaaaaaccccaaacaaacaaaaaaaagcagtaaGCTCAGAGATGGGTGAAATAGACAATTTGGGTAAGCTAAGTAAGTAGTTTACTGTAGCCGATGAAAAAAAGCACTCCTAGGACTCTGTTgtataatatatacatacacaaaatatatatacattttgtaTTGTATACATGTACAGCATGAAGCACATGAAAAGTGTAACAAATGAATGACcaagaaaagaacaaaagtCAACACTTACTGGGATAAGTATCTCCAGTATCTTCCTTATAATGTTTGCTTAAACCCATATTTACAATATACAAATTGGTCCAGTGCCATGTGAAGTGGCAACACATAACAATGGGGGGCCCCCCCAAACCAAATCCCGCACAGGGCCTCGAGAAATTTAGGCCCGGCCCTGTTTTTATATGTCGGTTGATAAGTAACAAGAAAGATCAGTACAGAAATACCAAACTAGGTCGCTTTTACatagtttgtccaccagagagcaTTTACTAGTTGATTTTCAGCTGAAGAATGTCACATTCAGTATATATCTTTGTCACAGTTACCTAAAAAACAAATCTAAGAGATCTGTGTCAAGATTgtttatgtggaaaaaaagataatgtaagacagaactttatttatctcGAGGGAAATTGTTGTGCAGCAGTTACAGCacacagcagagaaaaaaaaggaaataaaataaataaaaggaaattaaTTGAACATTGGAAAGTAACTAACAGTATAAGTATATAGGTGGACTTTTTCTTTGAGAACATCAAAAGTTACAGTAAATATTTGCTTATAAATAGGCTGCACTCATAACTGAGTCTAATACTTTGAAGGACTAAACAGATTCACAGCTCCATCTTTGCTCTCAGGTGAGCAGATGGTGTAAACTTTCTCTGTTACACAGTGAATTTAACTCTTACCTGTCCATTCTGTCTCATATACTCTAACTACCTTACAGAGCACATGTAGCCTGATGTATATTATTCActgacttattttattttttaattcttgCAGTCACTTGCCACTGCGTTGATACTCACAGCTCTTTCATTTTTGTTCCCCCACTTTGTCCCCAGCTAGGGGCCTGTAAGATCGTTAAGTCTGCGCTCATAATTTGTTCAGTAGTACTCATCTACTGCTGCCATGCCAACATGTAACACAAGGCAAGTAAGACATTCTGGTCCTCACACGGATACACTCCCAGCCAGCAGGCTCCCTTACTGGCTACTTTCTGTCTCCCATCATGCTTTTGGAGCGCGTTTAGGACCCGGGGATTTTGGGGATTAAGGCCTGATCATTAAGACTTGGGGATGCTGTTGTTTATGGTGGTGGGTTTTTTGGGGGTTGCTGTATTCAGCTTTAAATGTAAAGGTAAGAAAACATATTGTCCCACTGGTGTGATGTAATTTGCCTGTACTTGgcaaaatacagtaataatcagtctgttaaatctaaataagatcatttattttttattttaccctGCACCATTTACAGCTCAGCTTGCCGTAAAAATACTTCCAACTTTGAATATGAGAATTTTTCTCTTCCAAtataatttgcatatttaaaactTTGTCTCACTGATATTTCAggaagttatttttatgttccCCAGATGTAGCTCAGTTCCACATCATCAGCCCTTCACATCCTCCCTAAACCCTCAAAAGACATGAACATTTTTATCCACCGCCgtctcttctttcttctttttatagcaatgcagaatctgtaaaatgcacaaatgtacaaaaaagcAAAGCACATTAACTGCATACATTTTACATCCAGTAATCATGTTATAAATAGACTGTGATGTGACTGTGACATTTAGAATTCACTCTGTAGGTTTCTGCATGGTCACTATGAATTATTAGTTTCATATTTTCATCTGATTCTTGTTTGCAGGTAAAGGAGCTCTTGACATCGTTTGGGCCTCTCAAAGCGTTCAATCTTGTGAAGGACAGTGCCACGTCACTGTCGAAAGGTTACGCCTTTTGCGAATACGTAGACATCAGCGCCACTGATCAGGTAATGGTTATGTGCAGTTTATATGCCTCCATCTATACGTACGTCCCATTCACCTCAttgcagtatctcaagaacgcctcaaggggatttcttcaaatttggcacaaatgtccatttggactTCAGGATAAACAATTCATTTTATAGGCTCATACGTCAAaagtcaagatcactgtgaccttgtctgtgtcattctcCTGAAGGTGATATATCAAGAAAACTTTGAGGGAAATTTTTACAAACAAACGTTTACtaggactcagcaatgaactgattagaatttggtggtctaaggtcaaagttcaaggtcacgTGACCtcatgaaatatgtttttggccagaaactgaagaattcatatgctaattatgacagtATTTTTTTCATGCTTCTGCACCAGTAATAGCCATGGCCAGAGGAattatgttttggggttttctgtTGATCTGTCCGTCTGTTCCTTGCAaccttgcgtctgtctcattcttgtgaacatgattttCAAGAAGACCTTAAGGGAATTTActtaaatttggcaaaaatgtccacttgggctcagcgataaactgattagaatttagtggtcaaaggtcaatgcgACCTTGCATtggtctcattctcatgaatgcaatatctcaagaacaccttgagggaatttcttcaaatttgacacaaacatcccctTGGAGTGAAGAATAAACTAATTCCACTTTGgctgtcaaaggtcaaggtcactgtgacctcacaaaacatgtttttggccataactcaagaattcagcCAGTAATTATAACAAAAAATCCCACTAAtgtctaataaaataaaataattaaagctATAGTATGGTAATGatggagagctagcaagatttgaaagcggcacctcctctaagctccacctcctcctccccctcccgtcagtgctccATCCAAAGCCATGGCTCCACAAACTTGAATGTGCATCCTGCAGTAGAAgtcagcagggcagaggagagccgtgtaaaataacaaatccccccgaagcaaacaaataattacctgtctaacagaaagacagcaacctctgcgtcacttttcaggcccttcagctccctcagtccACCATTCAAAAGCTGCACCGATGTTGAcgtctggtttgtcctctcactttatccaaagcctttttcgtcgcagccttttctgcctccgacTTTCTTTTCTTAGCCTGTTTAGCGGGTTGAGCCATTACAAGTAACGCTAGAAGTGGTACTTCtgtctgcattttctctgccattgttcagcaaacttATTCTCCTGCTAACtcagtatttctgctgaggagtgtgctgaatatttccggcaacggtgacacgtgatgagtgcacgcagggaggagggagggagggatggaggggctTGGGCAggacgagacatgaaggcatctgattggttctttccattcgcaccgaatggcagggattggtcagagtttttacaggcctgcagctgccacagaggtcggatttttttcattcctttttctgaacacattacgtattgactactctcaggatggaaggcCCATTTTACCCAGTATAACAAAGAGTGTTTCTGAAaaggattaccaactatagctttaagtgatgacattttctatccaaaaggtcaaaggtcaacttcactgtaacatcgtaatgttctgcaaaaacacttttctggccatgtTTCAATGCCATACCTCATGAACAGAAGGGGAGGCATTTAATGTGATACTGAGTTGGTGGCACTAATCACAAGCGCCctccttgaaactgtgctgattgtatagatcctctgtgctgtgtAAAGCATCCCTGTTTTTGCATCTTGATGGGTTCGTGAAGGCATACAGTcatgaggcggtaattctaaTTATTAGCTGTGGtgttaaatgttatttaatgtAAATGGTTGTGTGTTTTCTCCGTCAGGCAGTTGCTGGGCTTAATGGGATGCAACTGGGCGACAAAAAGCTGATAGTCCAAAGGGCGAGTGTGGGAGCTAAAAATGCCAATCCTGTGAGTCCTTGTACTGTTCCTTAAAGATCACAGTGGAAAAGCGCAAGTGTGACAGCGTGCCAGCATGCACGACAACGTAGAATAATATCCTGGTATTTccctggtattttttttttaatttgaattgtATATTTCTTTCTACTTGTTTTCTCttgttatgtatttatttaatatattccATATATTCTTTCAAAATGTATGTTTAAAAATCCAACTTCATTTATGGTTAGAAATTTCAGGCATCCTGAAAAGAAACCTGATCTATTCCTAAATgtaattcagccatcattaattaGATAATTTGTACCTTTGGTGTTCCTcctgtttcatgtcatgtcaaCTCTGATTAGACAAAAGGAGCTTAATTTTCTCACAGTGGCAGATGGTGGGAGTGAAAGGTCAGTGGAAAAATAACTTCCAGCATGTTTATCCACTGAAGGAATGCCAAAGATACAGTAACAAGCGGAGGGAGGGG
Protein-coding sequences here:
- the LOC125879876 gene encoding splicing factor U2AF 65 kDa subunit-like; its protein translation is MSDFEEFEKQLSENRQERERERHKKRSRSGSPGRGDKHRSWSKDRGSRSREKRSRSRDRKSRDRRSSSRDHKKHSHSPRRTRKKRTCKYWDVPPPGFEHITPMQYKAMQAAGQIPTIALLATSTTTGVAAAPTQVPIVGSQMTRQARRLYVGNIPFGVTEESMAEFFNAQMRLAGLSQAPSNPVLAVQINQDKNFAFLEFRSVDETTQAMAFDGIIFQGQSLKIRRPHDYRPLPGISEQPAFHVPGVVSTVVPDSPHKLFIGGLPNYLNDDQVKELLTSFGPLKAFNLVKDSATSLSKGYAFCEYVDISATDQAVAGLNGMQLGDKKLIVQRASVGAKNANPTSIIETPVTLQVPGLQRLQNSGMPTEVLCLLNMVMPEELVDDEDYEEILEDIREECCKYGSVRSIEIPRPVDGVEVPGCGKIFVEYVSAADCQKAMQALTGRKFANRVVVTKYYDPDMYHRHEF